In one Sphingobium indicum B90A genomic region, the following are encoded:
- a CDS encoding queuosine precursor transporter has product MSDAGVRKIDAYALGGRPLRYFDFCMAGFVAILLLSNLIGAAKLSTLGGFTFGAGILFFPLGYVLGDVLTEVYGYARARRCVWAGFGAMLFMALMSWVVVKLPPAEGWPDQKAYEAVFGSTWRIVFASVAAFWAGEFANSFVLAKMKLLTQGRHLWMRTIGSTVVGQGVDSLLFYPLAFYGDWTSAQVATVMVTNWLMKVTWEAVLTPVTYVVVGRLKRAEGLDVFDEGTNFTPFRTSL; this is encoded by the coding sequence ATGAGCGATGCGGGGGTCAGGAAAATCGATGCCTATGCGCTGGGCGGGCGGCCCTTGCGCTATTTCGATTTCTGCATGGCGGGCTTCGTCGCGATCCTGCTGCTGTCCAACCTGATCGGCGCGGCGAAGCTCTCGACGCTGGGCGGCTTCACCTTTGGCGCGGGCATCCTCTTCTTTCCTTTGGGCTATGTGCTGGGCGACGTGCTGACCGAAGTCTATGGCTATGCGCGGGCGCGGCGTTGCGTCTGGGCCGGCTTTGGCGCGATGCTGTTCATGGCGCTGATGAGCTGGGTGGTGGTGAAGCTGCCCCCGGCGGAGGGCTGGCCGGACCAGAAGGCCTATGAGGCGGTGTTCGGCAGCACATGGCGCATCGTCTTCGCCTCCGTCGCCGCCTTCTGGGCGGGGGAGTTCGCCAACAGCTTCGTCCTCGCCAAGATGAAGCTGCTGACGCAGGGCAGGCATTTGTGGATGCGCACCATCGGTTCCACCGTGGTGGGGCAGGGGGTGGACAGCCTGCTTTTCTATCCGCTCGCCTTCTACGGCGACTGGACCAGCGCGCAGGTGGCGACGGTGATGGTCACCAACTGGCTGATGAAGGTCACCTGGGAAGCGGTGCTGACGCCCGTCACCTATGTGGTGGTCGGCCGCCTCAAGCGCGCCGAGGGGCTGGACGTGTTCGACGAGGGCACGAATTTCACGCCGTTCCGGACGAGCCTTTAA
- the truA gene encoding tRNA pseudouridine(38-40) synthase TruA — MARFAFTVEFDGRPFMGWQRQAHGPSVQQAMEDAIFSVTGERVAVHAAGRTDAGVHGLGMRAHADIAKDMTPFRLMEALNARLRPAPVAILACETVPDDWHARFSCTGRSYVYRIVNRRAPLTWESGLAWRVIQPLDAEAMQRAAQLLVGRHDFTTFRSVHCQAESPVKTLDRLDVERAGDRLAIHAEARSFLHHQVRSMVGCLVMVGMGRWSLGDLEAARDAKDRAALGLNAPPDGLYFVSAHYPNA, encoded by the coding sequence ATGGCCCGTTTCGCCTTCACCGTCGAATTCGATGGCCGCCCCTTCATGGGCTGGCAACGGCAGGCCCATGGACCGAGCGTGCAGCAGGCGATGGAGGACGCCATCTTCTCCGTCACCGGCGAACGGGTCGCCGTGCATGCGGCGGGCCGCACCGATGCCGGCGTCCACGGCCTTGGCATGCGCGCCCATGCCGACATTGCGAAGGACATGACGCCGTTCCGCCTGATGGAGGCGCTGAATGCGCGCCTTCGACCAGCGCCGGTCGCGATCCTCGCTTGCGAGACCGTGCCGGACGACTGGCATGCGCGCTTCTCCTGCACCGGCCGCTCCTATGTCTATCGCATCGTCAACCGCCGCGCCCCGCTGACCTGGGAAAGCGGACTGGCCTGGCGGGTGATCCAGCCGCTGGATGCGGAGGCGATGCAGCGGGCCGCGCAACTGCTGGTCGGTCGGCACGACTTCACGACCTTCCGCTCGGTCCATTGCCAGGCGGAAAGCCCGGTGAAGACGCTCGACCGGCTGGACGTGGAGCGCGCGGGCGACCGCCTAGCCATCCATGCGGAGGCGCGATCCTTCCTGCACCATCAGGTGCGGTCGATGGTGGGATGCCTCGTCATGGTCGGCATGGGGCGCTGGTCCCTCGGCGATCTGGAAGCGGCGCGGGATGCGAAGGACCGGGCGGCCCTGGGGCTGAACGCGCCGCCGGACGGGCTGTATTTCGTGAGCGCGCACTATCCCAACGCGTGA
- the fmt gene encoding methionyl-tRNA formyltransferase has product MRIVYMGTPDFAVPALVALAKAGHEIVAAYSQPPRPAGRGKALRPSPVHAKAEEMGIEVRTPVSLKDADVQAAFAALNADVAVVAAYGLILPRPILDAPRLGCMNIHASLLPRWRGAAPIQRAILAGDNVTGVTIMDMEAGLDTGPMRAKHVTPIEDKTAGALTRELADAGAELMVEVLDDIALHPPVAQPEEGVTYASKIEKAESRIDFGRDAHQVERQVRAFNPVPGAFFEYRGERFRILAAHVEGDEGPAGELLDNSLLIGCGHGSIRPTLIQRAGKGAMSAGELLRGYEMPAGSRVDA; this is encoded by the coding sequence ATGCGTATCGTCTATATGGGAACCCCCGATTTCGCCGTTCCGGCCCTGGTCGCGCTGGCCAAGGCGGGGCATGAGATCGTCGCCGCCTACAGCCAGCCGCCTCGCCCCGCCGGACGCGGCAAGGCGCTGCGCCCCTCCCCCGTGCATGCGAAGGCGGAAGAGATGGGCATAGAGGTGCGCACGCCGGTTTCGCTGAAGGATGCGGACGTGCAGGCCGCCTTCGCCGCGCTGAACGCCGATGTCGCGGTGGTCGCCGCCTATGGGCTGATCCTGCCCCGCCCGATCCTGGATGCGCCGCGCCTGGGCTGCATGAACATCCACGCCTCCCTCCTGCCCCGCTGGCGCGGCGCTGCGCCGATCCAGCGCGCCATCCTCGCCGGCGACAATGTCACGGGCGTCACCATCATGGACATGGAGGCAGGGCTGGACACCGGCCCGATGCGCGCCAAGCATGTGACGCCCATAGAGGACAAGACCGCCGGGGCATTGACGCGGGAACTGGCCGATGCGGGCGCGGAACTGATGGTCGAGGTGCTGGACGACATCGCCCTCCATCCCCCCGTCGCCCAGCCGGAGGAAGGCGTCACCTATGCCTCCAAGATCGAAAAGGCGGAATCGCGGATCGATTTCGGCCGCGACGCGCATCAGGTCGAACGGCAGGTGCGCGCCTTCAACCCGGTGCCCGGCGCCTTCTTCGAATATCGCGGCGAGCGCTTCCGCATCCTTGCCGCCCATGTCGAGGGGGATGAAGGCCCGGCGGGCGAATTGCTCGACAACAGCCTGCTGATCGGCTGCGGCCATGGCAGCATCCGCCCGACGCTGATCCAGCGCGCCGGCAAGGGCGCCATGTCGGCGGGCGAATTGCTGCGCGGCTATGAGATGCCGGCGGGCAGCCGGGTCGACGCCTGA
- the recR gene encoding recombination mediator RecR, whose product MASPEIEALTQALSRLPGLGPRSARRAVLHLLKKRESALEPLLRALDAVNERLVTCGLCGNVDTVDPCGICADPRRDARALCVVEDVADLWALDKSRLFPGRFHVLGGRLSALEGVRPEDLSIDALVARVEAGGIDEVVLAMNATLEGQTTAHYLAERLERFPVRLTQLAHGVPVGGELDYLDEGTLAQALRARRPLG is encoded by the coding sequence ATGGCTTCTCCAGAGATCGAAGCGCTGACGCAGGCGCTGTCCCGCCTGCCCGGCCTTGGCCCGCGTTCGGCGCGGCGCGCCGTGCTGCACCTGCTCAAGAAGCGGGAATCCGCGCTGGAGCCGCTGCTGCGCGCCCTGGACGCGGTGAACGAGCGGCTGGTGACGTGCGGCCTGTGCGGCAATGTCGACACCGTCGATCCCTGCGGCATCTGCGCCGATCCGCGCCGGGATGCGCGGGCGCTCTGCGTCGTGGAGGATGTGGCGGACCTCTGGGCGCTCGACAAGTCGCGGCTGTTTCCGGGCCGCTTCCATGTGCTGGGCGGCCGGCTGTCGGCGCTGGAGGGCGTGCGGCCGGAGGATCTGTCCATCGATGCGCTGGTGGCGCGGGTGGAGGCGGGCGGCATAGACGAGGTGGTGCTGGCGATGAACGCGACGCTGGAGGGACAGACCACCGCCCATTATCTGGCCGAACGGCTGGAGCGCTTTCCCGTGCGCCTGACGCAACTGGCGCATGGCGTGCCCGTGGGCGGCGAACTGGACTATCTGGACGAGGGCACGTTGGCGCAGGCGCTTCGGGCGCGGCGGCCGCTGGGGTGA
- the def gene encoding peptide deformylase — MAILPILEAPDPRLRTISSPVEAIDDDLQRLIDDMFETMYDAPGIGLAAIQVGVPKRVLVIDLQEPESDEEGAPPVKKPMVFINPEILDGSEDLSVYNEGCLSVPDQFAEVERPASIRASWMDRDGRIHEERLEGLLATCLQHEMDHLQGVLFIDHLSRLKRDMLMKKLTKARKAA, encoded by the coding sequence ATGGCCATTCTTCCCATCCTGGAGGCGCCCGATCCGCGCCTGCGCACCATCTCGTCTCCGGTGGAGGCGATCGATGACGATTTGCAGCGCCTGATCGACGACATGTTCGAAACCATGTACGACGCGCCGGGCATCGGTCTGGCCGCGATCCAGGTGGGCGTGCCCAAGCGGGTGCTGGTGATCGACCTGCAGGAACCCGAATCCGACGAGGAAGGCGCGCCGCCGGTCAAGAAGCCGATGGTGTTCATCAATCCGGAAATCCTGGATGGGTCGGAGGATCTGTCGGTCTATAATGAAGGCTGCCTGTCCGTCCCCGACCAGTTCGCGGAAGTGGAGCGGCCGGCGAGCATCCGGGCAAGCTGGATGGACAGGGACGGACGCATCCATGAGGAGCGGCTGGAAGGGCTGCTGGCCACCTGTCTCCAGCATGAGATGGACCATCTGCAGGGCGTGTTGTTCATCGACCATCTGTCCCGGTTGAAGCGGGACATGCTGATGAAGAAGCTGACCAAGGCGCGCAAGGCGGCCTGA
- a CDS encoding DUF2147 domain-containing protein yields the protein MVAFTRIAARAALLIPPLLAALPAQAAQPITGRWATVDGKAIVQIAPCGKTLCGRIEKIVKPTPGRPPTDIKNPDPAQRGKPLTGLALLTGFADAGDLWKGSIYDPESGKTYNSKVSRNGDGTLKVQGCIMMFCKTQTWTPAR from the coding sequence ATGGTCGCCTTCACCCGCATCGCCGCCCGCGCCGCGCTGCTCATCCCGCCCCTGCTCGCCGCCCTGCCAGCGCAGGCCGCGCAGCCCATCACCGGCCGCTGGGCCACGGTCGACGGCAAGGCCATCGTCCAGATCGCCCCTTGCGGCAAGACGCTCTGCGGGCGGATAGAGAAGATCGTGAAGCCCACCCCCGGCCGCCCCCCGACCGACATCAAGAACCCCGATCCGGCCCAGCGCGGCAAGCCGCTCACCGGGCTGGCGCTGCTCACCGGCTTTGCCGATGCGGGCGATCTGTGGAAAGGGTCGATCTACGACCCCGAAAGCGGCAAGACCTATAACAGCAAGGTCAGCCGCAACGGCGACGGCACGTTGAAGGTGCAGGGCTGCATCATGATGTTCTGCAAGACCCAGACATGGACGCCCGCGCGCTGA
- a CDS encoding type II secretion system F family protein — translation MESTPVPAGTLFGLTATDFGTLLAALATLATLFALYAVMTVRDPMAKRVKALNERREQLKAGITASTARRRAKLVKKNQATDQMRSFLSNLKVLQDDQLKEAQIKLAQAGIRSKDWAVAVIFGRLILPIVIGGMAALLLYAVGIYPEWGGAKRFMAFAGALLLSYKAPDIFIDNKIQKRSAAIRKGLPDALDLLVICAEAGLTVDAAFSRVARELGKAYPELGDEFHLTAIELSFLTERRMAFENLATRVKLDAIKGVVTTMIQTEKYGTPLASALRVLSAEFRHERMMRAEEKAARLPAIMTVPLILFILPTLFVVILGPAACSISQAF, via the coding sequence ATGGAAAGCACACCCGTCCCCGCCGGCACCCTTTTCGGCCTGACCGCCACGGATTTCGGCACGCTGCTCGCCGCCCTGGCGACGCTTGCGACGCTGTTCGCCCTCTATGCGGTCATGACCGTGCGCGATCCGATGGCCAAGCGCGTCAAGGCGCTGAACGAACGGCGCGAGCAGTTGAAGGCGGGCATCACCGCCTCCACCGCCCGCCGCCGCGCCAAGCTGGTGAAGAAGAACCAGGCGACCGACCAGATGCGGTCGTTTCTTTCCAACCTGAAGGTTCTGCAGGACGATCAGCTCAAGGAAGCGCAGATCAAGCTGGCGCAGGCGGGCATCCGGTCGAAGGACTGGGCGGTCGCGGTGATCTTCGGCCGGCTGATCCTGCCCATCGTCATCGGCGGCATGGCGGCGCTGCTGCTCTATGCCGTGGGCATCTACCCGGAATGGGGGGGCGCGAAGCGCTTCATGGCGTTCGCCGGCGCGCTGCTGCTCTCCTACAAGGCGCCCGACATCTTCATCGACAACAAGATTCAGAAGCGTTCCGCCGCGATCCGCAAGGGGCTGCCCGACGCGCTCGACCTGCTGGTGATCTGCGCAGAGGCCGGGTTGACCGTCGACGCCGCCTTCAGCCGCGTCGCCCGCGAACTCGGCAAGGCCTATCCGGAACTGGGCGACGAATTCCACCTGACCGCCATTGAACTCAGCTTCCTTACCGAGCGGCGCATGGCGTTCGAGAATCTGGCCACCCGCGTCAAGCTGGACGCGATCAAGGGCGTGGTCACGACCATGATCCAGACGGAAAAATACGGCACGCCGCTGGCTTCGGCCCTGCGCGTCCTGTCCGCCGAGTTCCGCCACGAACGCATGATGCGCGCCGAGGAAAAGGCCGCGCGCCTGCCCGCGATCATGACCGTGCCGCTGATTCTCTTCATCCTGCCGACCCTCTTCGTCGTCATTCTGGGTCCGGCCGCCTGCTCGATCAGCCAGGCCTTCTAA
- a CDS encoding type II secretion system F family protein yields the protein MNGNIILMAVLLATMLGLVVMAFSGPSPEKAQKRRMELIRGRHSDSTDAILEARMRKAISNRPAGNEASMLVSLVPNPENLAKRIRMTGKKWTVSQYMTACAVIFLALCALLMLRGFPPLFAVMLGLAAGLGLPHMWVSRLIKGRVLKFNAKFPDALELLTRGLRSGLPIAETLNVVSNEVPGPVGEEFKLITERIKIGKTMDQALQETADRLGTPEFQFFVISLAIQRETGGNLAETLSNLATVLRQRAQMKLKIRAMSSESKASAYIIGVLPFTVFGLICYINYDYMSPFFTPDPAGLFGLSTMQVIGIGGMCWMSIGAFIMAQMINFEI from the coding sequence ATGAACGGCAATATCATCCTGATGGCGGTGCTGCTCGCAACCATGCTGGGCCTGGTCGTCATGGCCTTCAGCGGCCCGTCGCCCGAAAAGGCGCAGAAGCGCCGCATGGAACTGATCCGCGGCCGGCACAGCGATTCCACCGACGCCATATTGGAAGCGCGCATGCGCAAGGCGATTTCGAACCGCCCTGCCGGCAATGAAGCCTCGATGCTGGTGTCCCTGGTGCCCAACCCGGAAAACCTTGCCAAGCGCATCCGCATGACCGGCAAGAAATGGACGGTCAGCCAGTATATGACGGCCTGCGCTGTCATATTCTTGGCTCTGTGCGCCCTGCTGATGCTGCGCGGATTCCCGCCGCTGTTCGCGGTGATGCTGGGCCTGGCCGCGGGCCTGGGCCTGCCGCATATGTGGGTCAGCCGTCTGATCAAGGGCCGCGTGCTGAAGTTCAATGCCAAATTCCCCGATGCGCTGGAACTGCTGACCCGCGGCCTGCGCTCCGGCCTTCCCATCGCAGAGACGCTGAACGTCGTGTCGAACGAGGTTCCCGGTCCGGTGGGGGAGGAATTCAAGCTGATCACCGAACGCATCAAGATCGGCAAGACCATGGACCAGGCGTTGCAGGAAACCGCCGACCGGCTGGGCACGCCCGAATTCCAGTTCTTCGTGATCAGCCTGGCGATCCAGCGGGAAACCGGCGGCAACCTGGCGGAAACCCTGTCCAACCTTGCCACCGTGCTGCGCCAGCGCGCCCAGATGAAGCTCAAGATCCGCGCCATGTCCTCCGAATCCAAGGCGTCGGCCTATATCATCGGCGTGCTGCCGTTCACGGTCTTCGGCCTGATCTGCTACATCAACTATGATTACATGTCGCCCTTCTTCACGCCCGATCCGGCGGGGTTGTTCGGCCTTTCGACCATGCAGGTGATCGGCATAGGCGGCATGTGCTGGATGAGCATCGGCGCCTTCATCATGGCGCAGATGATCAACTTCGAGATTTGA
- a CDS encoding pilus assembly protein CpaE: MNAPWKPGASGQRDPFHAFVCDDHSFDLLRVVAAEMGWAPEKVNKGGMRNAVQSLSITASPQILFIDMSESGDPLNDINSLAEVCEPGTVVIAAGQVNDVRLYRDLLASGIQDYLLKPFGADQLRDALAQAQAVFFAPRDAGPERPHMTAAVIGTRGGVGASSIATSLAWLLSDKQKRPTALLDLDVHFGTNALAMDLEPGRGLTDAIENPSRIDGLFIERAMVRASDTLAILSAEAPISQPLLTDGGAFYQLLEEFRAAFECSVIDLPRAMLIQHPHLMSDVNVTVVVTELTLAAARDSIRILSWLKTNAPQSRVLVVANRVHPGAPEISRKDFEQSIERKVDVLIPFDLKVASQAAKLGKTLAETAKGSKVGAACNTLMDAVVGAAEDAEADEGRPTASKKGDSLLGKISDLKSMIPSRRKDKASA, translated from the coding sequence ATGAACGCACCCTGGAAACCCGGCGCATCCGGCCAGCGTGACCCCTTCCATGCCTTCGTCTGCGACGATCACAGTTTCGACCTGCTGCGCGTCGTCGCGGCGGAAATGGGCTGGGCGCCGGAAAAGGTGAACAAGGGCGGCATGCGTAACGCCGTGCAGTCCCTGTCGATCACCGCCTCGCCCCAGATCCTGTTCATCGACATGTCGGAAAGCGGCGATCCGCTGAATGACATCAACAGCCTGGCCGAAGTGTGCGAACCCGGCACCGTCGTCATCGCGGCGGGCCAGGTCAATGACGTGCGCCTCTATCGCGACCTGCTGGCCAGCGGCATCCAGGACTATCTGCTCAAGCCCTTCGGCGCCGACCAGTTGCGCGATGCGCTGGCCCAGGCGCAGGCGGTGTTCTTCGCGCCCCGCGACGCCGGCCCCGAACGTCCGCATATGACGGCGGCGGTGATCGGCACGCGCGGCGGCGTGGGCGCGTCCAGCATCGCCACCTCGCTCGCCTGGCTGCTCAGCGACAAGCAGAAGCGCCCGACCGCCCTGCTGGACCTGGACGTCCATTTCGGCACCAATGCGCTGGCGATGGACCTGGAGCCGGGCCGCGGCCTGACCGACGCCATCGAAAATCCCAGCCGCATCGACGGGCTGTTCATCGAACGCGCCATGGTGCGCGCAAGCGACACGCTGGCCATATTGTCGGCCGAAGCGCCGATCAGCCAGCCGTTGCTGACCGACGGCGGCGCCTTCTACCAGTTGCTGGAGGAGTTCCGCGCCGCCTTCGAATGCAGCGTCATCGACCTGCCGCGCGCCATGCTGATCCAGCATCCGCACCTGATGAGCGACGTGAACGTCACCGTCGTGGTCACCGAACTGACCCTGGCGGCGGCGCGGGATTCGATCCGCATCCTGTCCTGGCTCAAGACCAATGCCCCGCAATCGCGCGTGCTGGTGGTCGCCAACCGCGTCCATCCCGGCGCCCCGGAAATCAGCCGCAAGGATTTCGAACAGTCGATCGAGCGCAAGGTCGACGTGCTGATCCCCTTCGACCTCAAGGTCGCTTCGCAGGCGGCGAAACTGGGCAAGACTCTGGCGGAAACGGCCAAGGGCAGCAAGGTCGGCGCCGCCTGCAACACCCTGATGGATGCGGTGGTGGGCGCGGCGGAGGATGCGGAGGCCGATGAAGGTCGCCCGACCGCGTCGAAGAAGGGCGATTCCCTGCTGGGCAAGATCAGCGATCTCAAGAGCATGATCCCTTCGCGCCGCAAGGACAAGGCTTCGGCCTGA
- a CDS encoding CpaD family pilus assembly protein, whose product MTFQSRKNIVRIGALALMALPLSACQTDQAANRGVQSIHQPVVSNAAFTYDVQAGPDGGLTASEARRLDDWFVSIGLGYGDQVAIATDAGYYSPALREGIADVVARHGMLVGEDGTAVAGAAPQGAVRLIVRRATASVPGCPDWSDKPETDQQLGASTNFGCGVNGNLAAMIANPEDLVRGQTTDSDLRTATSNRAISTYREKAPTGSGDLKTLSGGN is encoded by the coding sequence ATGACTTTCCAGTCTCGCAAAAACATCGTCCGCATCGGTGCGCTCGCCCTGATGGCGTTGCCGCTCTCCGCCTGCCAGACCGACCAGGCCGCCAATCGCGGCGTGCAGTCGATCCATCAGCCGGTCGTCAGCAACGCTGCCTTCACCTACGACGTGCAGGCAGGCCCCGATGGCGGCCTCACCGCATCGGAGGCCCGCCGGCTGGACGACTGGTTCGTTTCCATCGGCCTTGGCTATGGCGACCAGGTCGCCATCGCGACGGACGCGGGCTATTACAGCCCGGCGCTGCGCGAAGGCATAGCCGATGTGGTGGCGCGCCACGGCATGCTGGTGGGCGAAGACGGCACCGCCGTCGCCGGCGCCGCGCCGCAGGGGGCCGTGCGCCTGATCGTGCGCCGCGCCACCGCCAGCGTGCCCGGCTGCCCCGACTGGTCGGACAAGCCGGAAACCGACCAGCAATTGGGCGCGTCGACCAATTTCGGCTGCGGCGTGAACGGCAATCTGGCGGCGATGATCGCCAATCCGGAGGATCTGGTGCGCGGCCAGACCACCGACAGCGACCTGCGCACCGCCACGTCCAACCGGGCGATTTCGACCTATCGCGAAAAGGCGCCGACCGGCTCCGGCGACCTTAAGACCCTGTCGGGAGGCAATTGA
- a CDS encoding type II and III secretion system protein family protein, producing MKGFTVHTAAAKPLLGPAIALGLAVAVAAAPTSALNAAPAAMQDNAILLSVGGSKVINLPAKMSDVVIGDPDVVDVHVRSQNQLYLIAKKAGETTVFATATNGKVLFSGTVRVGNNLTSIDDMLKLAMPNADIAVNKMNGMVLLTGTIAAPEDAAEAERLTQAFVGKEVTVVSRLRTATPLQVNLQVKIAEVSRDVGHKIGMNWKSQDLTGGKWAGGIGGGTRDAITFNSGGGGTFNFTADGGYSLGGVARVLGLDIGAVLDLAESSGLATTLAQPNLTSLSGETASFLAGGEYPYTVSNGTQGNSIEFKQYGVQLAFTPTVLADGRISLRVRPTVSSLDFSVDSSVPALRSRTAETTVELGSGQAFMIAGLLNNDTANSISKVPGIGNLPILGSLFKSRNFQRHETELVIVVTPYLVKPMNASDVRLPTDGFRNANEGQGLFLQQGHDGVSGARAPMPSRAPGAPAPTPGPQASAALPPVASRDIGKRSKDAAPGFSF from the coding sequence ATGAAGGGGTTTACAGTTCACACAGCGGCGGCCAAGCCGCTGCTCGGCCCGGCCATCGCGCTCGGCCTGGCGGTCGCCGTGGCTGCCGCTCCGACGAGCGCGCTCAACGCCGCGCCCGCCGCCATGCAGGACAATGCGATCCTGCTCTCCGTGGGCGGCAGCAAGGTCATCAACCTGCCCGCCAAGATGTCGGACGTGGTGATCGGCGATCCGGACGTGGTCGACGTCCATGTCCGGTCGCAGAACCAGCTTTACCTGATCGCGAAGAAGGCCGGGGAAACAACCGTCTTCGCGACGGCGACCAACGGCAAGGTGCTGTTTTCCGGCACGGTGCGGGTCGGCAACAACCTGACCAGCATCGACGACATGCTGAAGCTGGCGATGCCGAACGCGGACATCGCGGTCAACAAGATGAACGGCATGGTCCTGCTGACCGGCACCATCGCCGCGCCGGAAGACGCGGCGGAGGCCGAAAGGCTGACCCAGGCCTTCGTCGGCAAGGAAGTGACCGTGGTCAGCCGCCTGCGCACCGCGACGCCGCTTCAGGTCAACCTGCAGGTCAAGATTGCCGAAGTGTCCCGCGATGTCGGGCACAAGATCGGCATGAACTGGAAATCGCAGGATCTGACCGGCGGCAAATGGGCCGGCGGCATCGGCGGCGGCACCCGGGACGCCATCACCTTCAACAGCGGCGGCGGGGGAACGTTCAACTTCACAGCGGACGGCGGTTACAGCCTTGGCGGCGTGGCACGCGTGCTGGGCCTCGACATCGGCGCGGTGCTGGACCTGGCGGAATCGAGCGGCCTTGCCACCACCCTCGCCCAGCCCAACCTGACCTCGCTGTCCGGCGAAACCGCCAGCTTCCTGGCGGGCGGCGAATATCCCTATACTGTCAGCAACGGCACGCAGGGCAACAGCATCGAATTCAAGCAATATGGCGTGCAACTGGCCTTCACCCCGACCGTGCTGGCCGATGGCCGCATTTCGCTGCGCGTCCGCCCGACGGTGTCGAGCCTCGACTTCTCCGTCGACTCCAGCGTGCCCGCGCTCAGGAGCCGCACGGCCGAAACCACGGTGGAACTGGGTTCGGGCCAGGCGTTCATGATCGCCGGCCTGCTCAACAACGACACCGCGAACAGCATCAGCAAGGTTCCGGGCATCGGCAACCTGCCGATCCTGGGCAGCCTGTTCAAGTCGCGCAACTTCCAGCGTCATGAGACGGAACTGGTCATCGTCGTCACCCCTTATCTGGTGAAGCCGATGAACGCATCCGACGTGCGCCTGCCGACCGACGGCTTCCGCAACGCCAATGAGGGCCAGGGCCTGTTCCTGCAACAGGGCCATGACGGCGTCAGCGGCGCGCGCGCGCCGATGCCGAGCCGCGCGCCCGGCGCCCCGGCGCCCACGCCCGGCCCGCAGGCATCGGCCGCTCTGCCGCCCGTCGCCTCCCGTGACATCGGCAAGCGTTCGAAGGACGCCGCGCCGGGCTTCAGCTTCTGA
- the cpaB gene encoding Flp pilus assembly protein CpaB: MDAKKIVLLVGALIIAVTTALLARNMLSSSSAPPAGASSMPVEADQPHVLVATKALPVGTILDAESFRFQPWPKDLVEQAYYIKGQADPQKLVGSVIRTAISAGQPMTLGSVIKPGERGFLAAALGPGMRAVTVPVSAQNSVAGFVFPGDRVDLVLTQSVSGGGEGEPLKVSETILRNLRVLATDQRMDALGDDGKPVVQTYSNVTIEVTPKIAEKIAVAQTIGSLSLSLRSLADNSSELDAAIAGSDVDLPDGSNSSTEKKLLASIAARPVDKGSTYSTGADVSRYQRSSVPAKPLQSMGAGGPAMGVPVGGAIAGQGPVIRVARGTSVTVVPVGGK; this comes from the coding sequence ATGGATGCCAAGAAGATCGTGCTGCTGGTGGGGGCGCTGATCATAGCGGTCACTACAGCCTTGCTTGCACGCAACATGCTGAGTTCGTCGAGCGCTCCCCCGGCGGGCGCGTCGTCCATGCCGGTCGAGGCTGACCAGCCCCATGTGCTGGTCGCGACCAAGGCCCTGCCGGTGGGCACCATTTTGGACGCGGAGAGCTTCCGCTTCCAGCCCTGGCCCAAGGATCTGGTCGAGCAGGCCTATTATATCAAGGGCCAGGCCGACCCGCAGAAGCTGGTGGGCAGCGTCATCCGCACCGCCATTTCCGCCGGCCAGCCGATGACGCTGGGTTCGGTGATCAAGCCGGGCGAGCGCGGCTTCCTGGCCGCCGCGCTGGGGCCGGGCATGCGCGCCGTGACCGTGCCGGTGTCGGCGCAGAACAGCGTCGCGGGCTTCGTCTTTCCGGGCGACCGCGTCGACCTGGTGCTGACGCAGAGCGTCAGCGGCGGCGGCGAGGGCGAACCGCTCAAGGTTTCCGAAACCATCCTGCGCAACCTGCGCGTGCTCGCCACCGACCAGCGCATGGACGCGCTGGGCGATGACGGCAAGCCGGTCGTCCAGACCTATTCCAACGTCACCATCGAAGTGACGCCCAAGATCGCGGAGAAGATCGCGGTGGCGCAGACCATCGGCTCGCTCTCGCTCTCGCTGCGCTCTCTGGCGGACAACAGTTCCGAACTGGACGCCGCCATCGCGGGCAGCGACGTGGACCTGCCCGACGGCAGCAATTCCAGCACGGAAAAGAAGCTGCTGGCCAGCATCGCCGCGCGTCCGGTCGACAAGGGCAGCACCTATTCCACCGGCGCCGACGTCTCGCGCTATCAGCGCAGCAGCGTCCCAGCCAAGCCCTTGCAGAGCATGGGCGCTGGCGGCCCGGCCATGGGCGTGCCGGTCGGCGGAGCCATCGCCGGCCAGGGGCCGGTGATCCGCGTCGCCCGCGGAACCAGTGTGACCGTCGTTCCGGTCGGGGGGAAGTAA